DNA sequence from the Acyrthosiphon pisum isolate AL4f unplaced genomic scaffold, pea_aphid_22Mar2018_4r6ur Scaffold_21677;HRSCAF=24575, whole genome shotgun sequence genome:
AATCNNNNNNNNNNNNNNNNNNNNNNNNNNNNNNNNNNNNNNNNNNNNNNNNNNATatgtacggtgtatttgatctaattctcgaatacacgatctcgagagccctccgaacatctggaggaaggtaatagcttaattttaatatcttaacatctgaattaaatatatttatcgacaggagtcgtatttatatatttcttcttatttttaagttattacataatatactaacaaCAAAACATTCTTGACATGCTcacaaatttcatatttatttgttaatttttgtacctatagtgtTGATCggttaatatttgtaattattttttatttaacaataaataccaaaaataagtttgtattaatttatttgttaatagaaattaattaaaacaaaaatagttttaatttaggtatagaataaaaataacatctcAAACTTTAATCATATAgaagtaaaaacaattaaatttaacaaaatatgttatagaacaaaaaaccaaaaataatacttattaaaaatcacCTCTTTAACtacttatgatattaattaatgtatacgttttttaggaattttaatttgtagtagGTATTATGTCTAGTGAAAGAACTAAGAGACGTAGGATCAGGGAAAaggttgattttattttatatgaaacagAAAGTTATACTAATAGTAACAgtcattttgaaaataagagTACAGCAGATTCTGTTGCAGAACTAGTACTAACAGAGGGTGCCGTTCAATTACCAGCTTTACCAGCTAATACTTCAGAAAAGTATTCaaatagaaatgaaaaaaatactgacTCTCTTGAAACATCAGATGAAACATTATCTattcataatgatattaataattattatcatgatgaACAACTTCCTATAGTGCATACTGACCTATGCTcagaaattaaatgtaaattagcTGAATGGgcagttaattttaatataccacAAAATGCAGTAAATGGActgttacctatttttaaaagtatacctGGCCTTGCAGAAATTCCGAAAGATGCAagaacaatattaaacattagaGCCATGGATTCTACTGAAAATATCCATGCTNNNNNNNNNNNNNNNNNNNNNNNNNNNNNNNNNNNNNNNNNNNNNNNNNNNNNNNNNNNNNNNNNNNNNNNNNNNNNNNNNNNNNNNNNNNNNNNNNNNNGTCGATCCAGGGTTTTATCATCATTTTGGTTTAGGTTTGGctctaaaacaacattttaagtataGTCCAATAGATAATATTGAAGTCATTAAAGTAGTGATTGGAATTGACGGATTACCCTTAGCCAAAAGTAGTAGTAGTCAATTATGGCCTATTCTTGGTTATGTACGCCCACTAAAGAATAAAGTTTTTCCTATCGGCATATATTGGGGTTATGAAAAACCAAAAGATTCAAATGAATTTTTAAGAACATTTGTCGATGAATCCAAAATATTGACCAATTGTGGGATAACTATTGATGGTATTACTAAACAAGTTCAAATAGACGGTTTTAGCTTAGATGCTCCagcaaaaagttttattttaaagataaaggGACATTCTGGATTTGATTCTTGTACCCGCTGTACAGTAGAAGGGGAGTACTTACAAAACAGAACTTGTTTTCCTTATTCTTCTACTATGATAAAACGTTCTcacattgattatattaatagaaaCTATGAAGAACATCATGTTGAAAATTCAATTTCTATATTGGAAGAAttgcctattaatattattagctcATTTGGTCTCGATTACATGCATTTGACCTGTCTTGGTATTATGcgcaaattattacatttatgggTTGCCAAAGGTCCTTTAAATGTAAGATTACCAAGCTCAGTATCCAAGCAATTATCTTCATCACTTTTGTCATTAAGACCCTTCATACCATGTGAATTTTCCCGAAAACCAAGAggattaaatgatttaaatcgaTTTAAAGCTACCGAATTACgacaaatattagtttatacgGGTcaagttgtttttaaaaatattttaaataacaattgctATAAACACTTTATGGCATTAAGTATagctatgaatattttattaactagcAACATGGGCAACTATGTAAAATATGCtcaaaatttattatactactttgttcaaacttttgaaactttatatggaaaacattttatgtCTTTTAATGTTCATGGGCTAGTTCATATTAGTGATGACTATGAAAGATTTGGACCTTTAGATAACATTGCAGCTTTTCCATTcgagaattatttaaaaagtttaaaaaaaatgatacgtAAACACGACAAACCACTTCAACAAATTATAAGGCGATGTAATGAAAGACATTTTATTGAGGGAAAAACATCTGAACAACATTTGAAAAACTGTgaacaattaaaacataaacacACTGATGGACCACTTTTAGAAAATCTTATAggatttcaatataaaaagttatacttaaaaaatattaaaattaaagttggaAACAATGCTGACTcgtttatattaaatgattctaatgatataataaaagttgaaaatatagtAAGCTTACATAAGACAaatgaaattgttattattggtaaagtatttgaaattaaaaaagctTTTTATGAAAAGCCTATTCCAtcaattgtattaaacatttatgaaGTTAATAACCTGTCGCTAACTCATAAATACTGgtcttataattgtattaaaaataaaatgatgttATTGGAATTGAATGGACAAAAGATAGCCATTCCAATTATTCATGATATTGATGgacagtaattaatatttatttttttaaggtgaaTATagcaaaactatttaaatactcTGATTTTTACAaactagtaatatatattttaaaatacaaaacttatCACTAAGtaatcaactaaaaattataataaaattaccttatcctaacatataatttttttcataaaatggtgGCTAAGTTGACTTGAATATTAGGTAACAGATCTAATATTGAACTATACTGTCTCAAATAATgtgggtatatatattataatgcctttgttaaacaattaacttattttactaaaatatacttaaataattttttttaattattaagcgTATACCTAACTAGTATTTTTAGTAgtgttgtaaataaatgtttaaatgtaaatttatattcatatttcagatttgtaaatattgtatattatatttttaatttatcatgtcGTGGACTATTGTATGTTTTGAAGAGGAAAACTGCGTCGAAATAGTGCCTgattattggtttaaaaatgGTTGTTGTGCGTGGCCAAAAaagagtataaaaaattataaaaaatttgttgatCGCCGTATTGAACCTAATGAAATAGATTTTGACTATTTCAAGGCAAGGTCCATGTCTCACAATATTGGTAAGGACTATAACCAATTATTTACCTGGTttcattgttttaatgttaatattattattttagttagtttACATGATGCACGGGCAAAACTAAAAATTGCTGAAGAAACATCAGAATTATCTACTTTTGAAAATGAAAAGTCAACTCGAAGTGAACGGCACCGTCAACATGATTACTcttataacattaaacataaagaAAAAACTAAGATGCCAAAGCAGTCAAGAAATAGAAATTTTAATGATTCTGAAGGAATTTCTATTGAAGATCCTCCTGTACTCAACAGTAGTcatggtaatacatttttttatatttttatttgcttcATAAATGTTggattaatttatagtttggtGGAAAAGTTAGTGACTgaatatgtgttatataatattttcaatgaacATTAATCCtcagtatagaaaaaaattaattttttaatttgtgactATGATGACAGTGATGCAGACAAAAATTATATtcctgataattataaaaaaaatcatcattcaggtataaaattaaatgcatgatactttacttttatgtattttcatataaaattatatcattcgTTTTTATTCTTCTAAAATAAACTGGTTGTGGGTTTATACTAAAGCTAAGACATTTCTTACCTGCAAggatgtaatataggtatatatatatatataattttactactacttatactaaataaacaaaatttgggCATTGAATATTTTGCtgttatatctaataataaaaagtgtCCTTAAAATTAAGATGGTTGTAGAATTTATGGATTGTTGCAATTATACTACTTGTTAGAAcatgtaatttatgttttttttttagttctattagtatgttgtttatattattaaatagtgaataaaaagttataattaaaataatttgttttaatttattataggtgatGTAGTAGATGatgataatgtattaaattctcCATCAGGGAAATGGAATGTatctaaaatagataataataccaTGATAGTTGGAACCAGTAAAAAAAGACTTGATTTTACTAATACTCATACACCCAGTATATCCAaatcatcaattaataaatcACCAAATTATTCGCCAAGtctaagaaaactaaaaaaaggtaagaattacttattaaaatataatataaacattttattaaattgtccaTGTTATTCAATTTAGTAACAAAGAGTCTTTTTTATATGTTTCTATTTCAAGTTCCATCTAACTCAACATCAGACtttgaaattattacaaatgaAGAGAGACGAGACGGAAACTCCAAATCACTATCATCTTTGcctaatagtaatagtaaaaaaattagaaataatggATACTTTGAATCACATTTGTCATCTCTCACaagtaactattatttttaatttaaaatatatttatgataaagtGTATTTATAttctagtttttaaataataatctaacctTAGTGATAAAGTTCCTTTAATTTGCTTCTGAAATTTTaaactgttaaattattaatatacataattaatattatgtttagtacccttcaagttattttgtttattgtgaattaaataatatttctaattttacaggtgacaataatatgaataaaaatgacTCAAATTCTGAAACAGGAAACAATTACTCGACACTTATAGGTAAACAATATCTTATATCTATAAACATTCTATCGTCTATTTTTcttcataatagtatattataacacctatatatcctaatatgttaatatttattatatgtctatcattgtatttattatattatattataatattatgttactaattATCATACTTTGTAGACGTTGTAAATCAACTGGTACGCTCAACTGGAAatcttaaatatgaaataagagAACTGAGTAAAAAAATTGACTCTTCAGAAAACACCATGATGAATATTGCAGACAATTGTCATTCTATTCCACGTTCCAACAATGcagataataattacatagaaGATGATGTGTATTGCTTTCCATTAACAACAATTGAAGAATTAAACACTTTTGAAGAAAAGCTGTCTTctgacaatatat
Encoded proteins:
- the LOC100570887 gene encoding putative uncharacterized protein DDB_G0282133; the protein is MSWTIVCFEEENCVEIVPDYWFKNGCCAWPKKSIKNYKKFVDRRIEPNEIDFDYFKARSMSHNIVSLHDARAKLKIAEETSELSTFENEKSTRSERHRQHDYSYNIKHKEKTKMPKQSRNRNFNDSEGISIEDPPVLNSSHGDVVDDDNVLNSPSGKWNVSKIDNNTMIVGTSKKRLDFTNTHTPSISKSSINKSPNYSPSLRKLKKVPSNSTSDFEIITNEERRDGNSKSLSSLPNSNSKKIRNNGYFESHLSSLTSDNNMNKNDSNSETGNNYSTLIDVVNQLVRSTGNLKYEIRELSKKIDSSENTMMNIADNCHSIPRSNNADNNYIEDDVYCFPLTTIEELNTFEEKLSSDNIFCKKMISELSRLERSTISETTRQIMSKIFHDNLLTQFSYQGQKKKRVFSILKTCSIIFSRYYKKY